The proteins below come from a single Mucilaginibacter mali genomic window:
- a CDS encoding SusC/RagA family TonB-linked outer membrane protein, with amino-acid sequence MKITVLLMVAVILHVSASTLAQKVTLSVKNAPLVDVFNKINSQTGYDFLFTTSIIKNANPVTLSANNEELNEVLQKIFAGQSLDFSIENKSVVVSVKPIPVILNTGVVKAAPVLISGKVVDEKGNTIPGATIRLKGSNNAWTTNAQGQFTVVVLDPKSILIFSFVGYQAKEVAVADLKNPATIVLKEAVGSLDEVQVLAYGTTTKKLNTGNVITVTSEEIEKHPVSNVLQALQNQVPGLFIQQNTGNIGGAFSTQIRSGSSIVGSNPLFIVDGVQYPAGQSLQFLNALTNSATSNPTNMFGNALNYLNPADIESVSILKDADATALYGSRGAYGVIIITTKKGKPGDASLTINGTDGVTVVGKLPPLLNTDQYLEIRREAFKNDGVTPGPADLDLNGTWPTDRYTDWRKYYLGSSGQDQKLNLTYKGGTELSSYLMSGSLHNQRSIQKGKGGQIDGDMRFDLNSTSKNKKFFIDMTATYALSRNNAIPYDFILALTQAPNAPVPILPDGSLDWSLGTNPAAAINALYLNTNNNFLSNLTLRYNITKDLAFNAVFGYTLNTNKEFRAQPTSYFAPSATVATQATSTINTFNNRATSIDPNITYNHLFFNKLTAESRVGFTAQDGNNYVLRTTGTNFNSDQLLVSPTSASGAVVSTYANTPTRYLGAFIYGRFNWDSKYILSLNGRRDGSTAFGPAHRFGNFGSVAGAWILSEESWMKKISNVVNFAKIRASYGTTGGDQIGSYGYLNTFGITGTPYAGSIGFTPSRIANPDLHWESKKSEEIGTTLQFLKGRIEVDGSYYRSWTTDPLYLTAISSVTGFTSVTSNTPDAKLLTWGYEASLSTTNIRTRNFKWSTFINITMPHSKLLSFPGLDNLNSVNLTNINLRLGKPVTGTLLYNYAGVNPQTGNYSFINAQGVKGDFTALQMNSVTDRTEFIDRAPRYYGSFNNDFTYKNLSLGFSFIFTSRMGPTLESTQILLPGQFNVNPIANALNRWQKPGDITDEPKVSQSFLGILSKNVYSSSTGAWVNTTYARLQNLNMSYNFTGKWLAKAGIKQLSMFVRGENLFTISKYKDLDPENLNNNSLGPLRVFTGGLNITL; translated from the coding sequence ATGAAAATAACTGTACTGCTGATGGTTGCTGTTATACTGCATGTTAGCGCTTCCACCCTGGCTCAAAAAGTAACACTTTCGGTAAAAAATGCACCATTGGTTGACGTATTCAACAAGATCAACTCGCAAACCGGGTACGACTTTTTGTTTACCACCAGCATTATTAAAAATGCTAACCCGGTTACCCTGTCGGCAAATAACGAAGAACTGAACGAAGTGCTTCAAAAGATCTTCGCCGGCCAATCGCTCGATTTTTCCATCGAGAATAAATCGGTGGTTGTATCGGTAAAACCAATCCCGGTAATTTTAAATACGGGTGTTGTAAAAGCCGCCCCGGTACTTATTTCCGGTAAGGTGGTTGATGAAAAGGGCAATACCATTCCCGGCGCCACCATCCGTTTAAAAGGCAGCAATAACGCCTGGACTACCAACGCGCAGGGGCAATTCACCGTAGTGGTGCTCGATCCTAAATCTATCCTGATATTCAGCTTTGTGGGTTACCAGGCTAAAGAAGTAGCCGTGGCCGATCTGAAGAACCCGGCAACCATTGTACTTAAGGAAGCTGTTGGATCGCTGGATGAGGTGCAGGTACTGGCCTACGGTACCACCACTAAAAAGCTGAACACCGGTAACGTGATCACCGTAACATCCGAAGAAATTGAAAAGCACCCGGTATCCAACGTATTGCAGGCCCTGCAAAACCAGGTGCCGGGCTTATTCATTCAGCAAAACACAGGTAATATCGGCGGCGCATTCAGCACGCAGATCAGGTCGGGTAGTTCAATCGTAGGATCGAACCCGCTGTTTATTGTAGATGGAGTGCAATATCCGGCAGGCCAAAGCCTGCAATTCCTGAATGCCCTGACCAACTCGGCTACCAGCAACCCGACCAATATGTTCGGTAACGCCTTAAACTACCTTAACCCTGCCGATATCGAAAGCGTTTCTATCTTAAAGGATGCTGATGCTACGGCGCTTTATGGTTCGCGTGGCGCTTATGGTGTTATTATCATCACTACTAAAAAAGGGAAACCAGGCGATGCATCATTAACCATTAACGGCACCGATGGGGTAACCGTGGTGGGTAAATTGCCGCCACTGCTAAATACCGACCAGTACCTTGAGATCCGCCGCGAGGCTTTTAAAAATGACGGCGTTACTCCGGGGCCTGCCGATCTGGACCTGAATGGTACCTGGCCAACCGACCGCTATACCGACTGGCGCAAATATTACCTGGGCAGCAGCGGGCAGGATCAAAAACTAAACCTTACCTATAAGGGTGGTACCGAACTGAGTTCGTACCTCATGTCGGGCAGCTTGCACAATCAGCGTAGCATCCAAAAGGGTAAAGGCGGGCAAATTGATGGCGACATGCGCTTCGATCTGAACAGCACCAGCAAAAACAAGAAGTTCTTTATCGATATGACGGCAACTTACGCCCTGTCGCGTAACAATGCTATTCCGTATGATTTTATACTGGCGCTTACGCAGGCTCCTAACGCGCCGGTGCCTATCCTGCCCGATGGCTCGCTGGATTGGTCGCTGGGTACCAATCCCGCCGCGGCTATCAACGCGCTTTACCTGAATACCAATAACAACTTTTTATCAAACCTTACCTTAAGGTATAATATCACTAAGGACCTGGCCTTTAATGCCGTATTTGGTTACACGCTGAATACCAATAAGGAGTTTCGCGCACAGCCTACCAGCTACTTTGCGCCATCGGCCACGGTTGCTACCCAGGCTACCAGCACCATTAATACGTTTAATAACCGTGCTACCAGTATCGACCCTAACATCACCTACAACCACCTGTTCTTTAATAAACTGACGGCCGAATCGCGCGTGGGTTTTACCGCACAGGATGGTAACAACTACGTATTACGCACCACCGGGACAAACTTCAATTCAGACCAGTTACTGGTGAGCCCTACATCTGCCTCAGGAGCGGTAGTGAGCACTTATGCCAACACGCCAACCCGTTATTTAGGCGCGTTTATTTACGGCAGGTTCAATTGGGATAGCAAATATATCCTGAGCCTGAACGGCCGTCGTGATGGTTCTACCGCATTTGGTCCGGCGCACCGCTTTGGTAACTTTGGCTCGGTGGCGGGAGCCTGGATCTTGAGCGAGGAATCGTGGATGAAGAAGATCAGCAATGTAGTTAACTTCGCCAAGATCCGCGCCAGCTACGGTACCACCGGTGGCGATCAGATCGGCTCGTACGGTTACCTTAATACCTTCGGTATCACCGGCACACCTTATGCGGGCTCCATCGGGTTCACCCCATCGCGTATCGCCAATCCCGATCTGCATTGGGAATCTAAAAAGAGCGAGGAGATTGGTACCACCCTGCAATTCCTGAAGGGCCGTATCGAGGTTGACGGCAGCTATTACCGCAGTTGGACCACCGATCCGCTTTACCTGACAGCCATATCGTCGGTAACCGGCTTTACTTCGGTTACATCAAACACGCCTGATGCCAAGCTGCTTACCTGGGGTTACGAGGCTTCGTTGTCTACCACCAACATCCGCACCCGTAACTTCAAATGGTCAACGTTCATCAACATTACCATGCCGCACAGCAAGCTGCTGTCGTTCCCTGGTTTGGATAACCTGAACAGTGTGAACCTGACCAATATTAACCTGCGCCTCGGCAAACCGGTAACAGGTACCCTGCTGTACAATTACGCGGGCGTTAACCCGCAAACTGGTAATTACAGCTTTATTAATGCCCAGGGCGTAAAAGGAGATTTTACCGCTTTGCAGATGAACAGCGTTACCGACCGCACCGAATTTATTGACCGTGCGCCGCGTTACTATGGCAGCTTTAATAACGATTTTACTTATAAGAACCTGTCCTTGGGCTTCTCGTTCATTTTTACCAGCCGCATGGGGCCAACTTTAGAGAGCACCCAGATCTTACTGCCTGGGCAATTTAACGTAAACCCGATAGCCAACGCGCTTAACCGCTGGCAAAAACCTGGCGATATTACCGACGAGCCAAAGGTATCGCAAAGCTTCCTGGGGATCCTTTCAAAAAACGTTTATTCCAGCAGTACAGGCGCCTGGGTTAACACCACCTATGCCCGCCTGCAAAACCTTAACATGAGCTACAACTTCACCGGCAAATGGTTAGCCAAAGCAGGTATCAAGCAGTTGAGCATGTTTGTGCGGGGCGAGAACCTGTTCACCATATCTAAATATAAAGACCTGGATCCCGAGAACCTGAACAACAATTCACTCGGCCCACTGCGCGTATTCACCGGAGGTTTGAACATCACATTATGA
- a CDS encoding FecR family protein, producing MDEQQLREYLQKLAEDKVTEAERALFREWAAKCSPEDYERMLEAWEASLNTQRDLAPVSNQLLERIAASLDEADGKIKTLQPEQNSRRIWQRIAVAASVLVVLGLGYYALLSNRTPKGSNMVAVDVKPGTGAAILKTGGGRHIVLDSASKGLIASDAGNNINKSADQQLTYSSSAQQAEPVYDTIQVPAGGKPYTLILGDGSRIMLNAATTLRFAENMSDRSRPPLELIAGEIYAEIRHHADAPLTINTAKQVIEDLGTSFNVSAYPDEENSTTLEEGSVRVNDKLLVPGKAAVSAGSTTTIREADVEQILAWTKGYFRFNGEDIQTIMRQLARWYNIEVVYEGKVTTEGFYGKISRSKNISEVLKMLEKTKSVHFKIEGRRVTVSSKS from the coding sequence ATGGACGAGCAACAATTGCGTGAATACCTGCAAAAATTAGCCGAAGACAAGGTTACCGAGGCTGAGCGTGCACTTTTTCGTGAATGGGCAGCTAAATGCAGTCCCGAAGATTATGAACGGATGCTGGAGGCATGGGAAGCCAGTTTGAATACGCAACGCGACCTGGCCCCGGTGAGCAACCAACTGCTGGAACGCATTGCCGCGAGTTTAGATGAGGCCGATGGTAAAATAAAAACCCTGCAACCTGAACAGAATAGCCGCCGCATCTGGCAACGGATAGCTGTAGCGGCTTCGGTACTTGTTGTATTAGGTTTGGGGTATTACGCTCTTTTAAGTAACAGAACGCCCAAAGGAAGCAACATGGTTGCTGTTGACGTTAAACCCGGAACCGGTGCCGCTATATTGAAAACAGGTGGCGGCAGGCATATCGTATTAGATTCGGCAAGCAAGGGTTTGATAGCCAGCGATGCGGGCAACAACATCAATAAATCAGCTGATCAGCAGTTAACCTATTCCTCGTCTGCCCAGCAAGCCGAGCCGGTGTATGATACCATACAGGTACCGGCGGGAGGGAAGCCATACACCTTAATATTGGGCGATGGCAGCAGGATCATGCTGAACGCGGCCACCACGCTTCGCTTTGCCGAAAATATGAGCGACCGCTCACGCCCACCGCTGGAATTAATAGCCGGTGAAATATACGCCGAGATCCGCCATCATGCCGACGCGCCGCTAACGATCAACACCGCTAAGCAGGTGATAGAAGACCTGGGTACCAGCTTCAACGTATCTGCCTATCCCGATGAGGAAAATAGCACCACTTTAGAGGAGGGCAGCGTAAGGGTGAATGATAAGTTATTGGTACCGGGTAAAGCCGCGGTTTCGGCAGGTAGCACAACCACCATCCGGGAGGCGGATGTAGAGCAGATCCTGGCCTGGACCAAAGGTTATTTCCGCTTTAATGGCGAAGATATCCAAACCATTATGCGCCAGTTGGCCCGCTGGTATAATATAGAGGTGGTGTATGAAGGGAAGGTCACCACCGAAGGTTTTTACGGGAAGATCTCCCGGTCAAAAAATATCAGCGAAGTGCTGAAAATGTTAGAGAAGACAAAATCCGTTCACTTTAAGATCGAAGGAAGGAGGGTAACTGTATCGAGTAAAAGCTAA